The genomic stretch GAAGAGCCACACGCTGGCCGATCTGCCGGTCTATGACCACGACAGTCCGGGCCCGGTCTTTGCGCGGCTGGACAGCATCATCCGCGACCTGCTCGATACCGTTATCTCCACGCGCTACTTCTCGATCGCGCTGGACGAGACCCGTCCCTCGTTCCATCTGGGGCGCCTGGATTCCGGCAAGATCGACGACAAGACCAGCTTCTACCTGTCGGTCAGCGCGGACATGCCCGTGGCCGAACTGGTCGAGGCCATCCCCAGCCGCTTCAAGGTCGGCGCCCCGGACGATGTGGACAAGCTGGTGCTGTCGTCGATGCCGGGCGTGCCGTTGACCTACACGCCGCAGGTGCCGCCCGCGATCCCGGTGCGTCCGGGCGCATGCTATTTCGCGATCGAAGCGCGTGGCGCGCTGTACGACCGCATGCTGCAGGCACAGACCATCACCATCTACACCCCGGCCGGCATCCGGGAACTCAAACTTGAACTGATAGCGGTGACCTCATGAGCGCTACCTCCACGCCTTCGCTGTTCGGCGCCTCGCCGGCCGGCCAGCCATCCCCTGCCGCAGCGGGCTCCGCCGACGGCGCCATGCACGCCCGCACGCTGCTGGACCTGCTCTACGATGGCTTTTTCATGCTGTTCCTGCTGCGCAATGGCCAGCAGCCGGGCAGCGCCGAAGAGTTCCTGCAGAAGGTGCGCGATTTCCTCGATGATTTCGAGCGCGGCGCCAAGCGGCTCAATGTGGCGGCCGAAGACATCTTCGATGCCAAGTACGCCTTCTGCGCCGCCATCGACGAAACCATCCTGGCGTCGAACTTCAGCATCCGCAGCACGTGGGAGCGGCGGCCGCTGCAACTGGTGCTGTTCGGCGAGCAGCTGGCCGGCGAAGGCTTCTTCACCAAGCTGGAAGAACTGCGCGCGCACGGCGCGCCGCGCCTGCAGGCGCTGGAAGTCTTCCACATGTGCCTGCTGCTGGGGTTCCGCGGCAAGTACATCCTGGAAGGGCCAGAGAAACTGGCCTACCTGACTGCGCGGCTGGGCGACGAGATCTCGGCGATCAAGGGCAAGCGCGCCGCCTTTGCGCCGCACTGGCCGATCCCGGACAAGATCTCGCACGCACTCAAGCGCGAAACCCCGCTGTGGATCTTCGGCGCGGTCTTTGCCTTGATCGCACTGCTGGCCTTCCTGGGGCTGTCGACCACGCTGCGCTCGCAGACCAGCGACACGCTGCAGGGTTACTCGCAGGTGATCAAGCTGGGGCCGCGTTATTCGCACCTGACCATCTCGCTGCCCTGATGCCGCGTTGATGTCATCGAAGGCGGTCCTGCCGTATCCAGGCCCGCATGCCGAACCCTCTAGCGCGACCCTGCTCCGATGAAGCCCTTGTCCTCTTACCCGTCATCCGCGATGGCCGCCCTGTCCGGGCTGCTGGGCCAGCGCACGCGCC from Cupriavidus nantongensis encodes the following:
- the icmH gene encoding type IVB secretion system protein IcmH/DotU; protein product: MSATSTPSLFGASPAGQPSPAAAGSADGAMHARTLLDLLYDGFFMLFLLRNGQQPGSAEEFLQKVRDFLDDFERGAKRLNVAAEDIFDAKYAFCAAIDETILASNFSIRSTWERRPLQLVLFGEQLAGEGFFTKLEELRAHGAPRLQALEVFHMCLLLGFRGKYILEGPEKLAYLTARLGDEISAIKGKRAAFAPHWPIPDKISHALKRETPLWIFGAVFALIALLAFLGLSTTLRSQTSDTLQGYSQVIKLGPRYSHLTISLP